The Benincasa hispida cultivar B227 chromosome 11, ASM972705v1, whole genome shotgun sequence genome has a segment encoding these proteins:
- the LOC120090144 gene encoding sm-like protein LSM7 translates to MSGRKETVLDLAKFVDKGVQVKLTGGRQVTGTLKGYDQLLNLVLDEAIEFLRDPDDPLKTTDQTRPLGLIVCRGTAVMLVSPVDGTDEIANPFIQPDGA, encoded by the exons ATG TCTGGAAGAAAAGAAACTGTTCTGGATTTGGCTAAGTTTGTAGACAAAGGCGTCCAAGTGAAGCTTACCGGCGGCAGACAAG TTACTGGAACGCTCAAAGGATATGATCAATTGCTAAACCTTGTGCTGGATGAAGCTATAGAGTTTCTAAGAG ATCCTGATGACCCATTGAAGACAACTGATCAAACCAGGCCTCTTGGCCTAATT GTCTGCAGGGGGACTGCTGTAATGCTTGTGTCGCCAGTTGATGGTACAGACGAGATTGCTAACCCCTTCATCCAACCAGACGGTGCATAG
- the LOC120090018 gene encoding 60S ribosomal protein L31, with the protein MADKSAKARKSEVVTREYTVNLHKRLHGCTFKKKAPKAIKELRKFAQKAMGTTDVRVDVKLNKNIWSRGIRSVPRRVRVRIARKRNDEEDAKEEFYSLITVAEVPAEGLKGLGTKVIDEED; encoded by the exons ATGGCGGATAAGTCGGCTAAGGCAAGAAAAAGTGAGGTCGTCACGAGGGAGTACACCGTCAATCTCCACAAGCGCCTGCACGGATG CACATTCAAGAAGAAAGCACCGAAGGCCATCAAAGAGCTCAGAAAGTTTGCTCAGAAGGCTATGGGTACCACTGATGTTAGAGTGGACGTGAAACTTAACAAGAATATATGGAGTCGTGGAATTAGGAGTGTGCCTCGGAGGGTTCGTGTCCGTATCGCACGAAAGCGAAATGACGAGGAAGATGCCAAGGAGGAGTTCTATTCCTTGATAACTGTGGCAGAGGTACCTGCAGAGGGATTGAAGGGCTTGGGTACCAAGGTCATTGACGAAGAGGACTAG
- the LOC120092184 gene encoding DNA damage-repair/toleration protein DRT100-like, which produces MTMLLLRILLVVFFLFAAVDACSPSDRAALLSFKAALKEPYLGIFNSWTGDSCCGGWYGVSCDPETLKVTDISLRGESEDPIFEKAGRTGYMTGSISPDICKLDRLTILVIADWKGISGEIPKCLTKLSHLRVLDLVGNKISGEIPSDIGNLNRLTVLNLAENAISGTIPASIVNIGGLKHLDLRNNQISGEIPSDFGKLEMLSRALLSRNQLSGSIPASVTRMARLADLDLSMNGISGFIPVNIGNMPVLSTLNLDSNRISGQIPPTLISNGGLGILNLSRNGLEGQIPDVFCPDSYFMALDLSFNALKGPIPNSLSSAKYVGHLDLSHNHLCGSIPIGSPFDHLEASSFTNNDCLCGNPLRTC; this is translated from the coding sequence ATGACAATGTTATTGTTGAGAATCTTACTTGTTGTCTTCTTCCTCTTCGCTGCTGTCGACGCTTGCTCGCCGTCGGACAGAGCGGCGCTTCTTTCATTCAAGGCGGCGTTGAAGGAGCCGTACTTAGGAATCTTCAATTCATGGACTGGAGATTCCTGTTGCGGCGGCTGGTACGGCGTTAGCTGTGATCCTGAAACTCTTAAGGTCACTGACATTAGCCTCCGCGGCGAGTCTGAGGATCCGATCTTCGAGAAGGCAGGAAGAACTGGGTACATGACCGGCTCGATTTCTCCCGACATTTGTAAGCTCGATAGGCTTACGATCCTTGTCATTGCTGATTGGAAAGGAATCTCCGGCGAGATTCCGAAATGCTTAACCAAACTCAGCCATCTCCGAGTTCTCGACCTGGTTGGAAACAAAATCAGCGGCGAAATTCCTTCGGATATCGGAAACCTAAACCGCCTCACCGTGCTTAACCTCGCGGAAAATGCGATTTCCGGTACTATACCAGCATCGATCGTCAATATCGGCGGTCTAAAGCATCTGGATCTCAGGAACAATCAAATCTCCGGTGAAATTCCATCCGATTTCGGGAAATTAGAGATGCTAAGTCGAGCGCTCCTTAGCCGGAACCAACTCAGCGGATCGATTCCGGCTTCGGTTACGAGAATGGCCCGGCTGGCGGATTTGGATTTGTCGATGAACGGCATCTCCGGGTTCATTCCGGTGAATATCGGGAACATGCCGGTTCTATCTACTTTAAACCTGGATAGTAACAGAATCTCAGGACAAATACCTCCAACTCTGATCAGCAATGGTGGATTAGGGATTCTGAATTTGAGCCGAAACGGTCTGGAAGGGCAGATTCCGGACGTTTTCTGCCCGGATTCATACTTCATGGCGCTCGACTTGTCGTTCAATGCTTTGAAAGGTCCGATACCAAACTCATTGTCGTCAGCCAAATACGTTGGGCATTTGGATCTAAGCCATAACCATCTTTGCGGGTCAATACCCATCGGGTCGCCGTTTGATCACCTTGAAGCGTCGTCGTTTACCAATAATGACTGTCTCTGTGGGAACCCGTTAAGGACCTGTTGA